In Vibrio crassostreae, one DNA window encodes the following:
- a CDS encoding YjiH family protein codes for MSNNTNTAQPEKSKGSFWVFLIPSLIGLFLFMAPISYQGDLTIPVAILAKSIQAVFGESLVAIITAIVAFMSVASVLSTIFKPAFITSNSFLNGLFNPSPLWLLVRLIGGAAAFMAFFQVGPEFIWEENTGGLVLEGLLPTLFSVFIFAGLLLPLLLNFGLLELFGTLLSKIMRPIFNLPGRSAIDCMASWLGDGSVGILLTSKQYEKKFYTQREAAVVGTTFSAVSITFSLVVIAQVELEHLFLPFYAAICLAGIVAAVIIPRLPPLSMKKDTFIDGSKPHKDADAIPAGHSTFSWGLELAVNKASQVKSAKSVFGEGVRNAVDMVFGVLPVVMGLGTMALVIAEYTSVFSFLGQPFIPFLELLGVPEAVAASETIVVGFADMFIPAILAASIDNEMTRFVIAAMSVTQLIYMSEVGALLLGSKIPVNILELFIIFILRTLITLPVIAGVAHLIF; via the coding sequence ATGTCTAACAACACGAATACTGCTCAACCAGAGAAATCTAAAGGCAGTTTCTGGGTTTTCTTAATCCCATCTCTGATTGGTTTATTCCTTTTCATGGCACCAATCAGCTACCAAGGTGATCTAACGATCCCTGTCGCTATTCTAGCCAAATCAATTCAAGCGGTTTTCGGTGAGTCTCTAGTTGCTATTATCACTGCAATCGTTGCCTTCATGTCTGTAGCTTCCGTTTTAAGCACCATTTTCAAGCCTGCATTCATTACATCGAATTCATTCTTAAACGGTCTTTTCAACCCGTCTCCACTATGGTTGTTAGTTCGTTTAATTGGCGGTGCAGCCGCGTTCATGGCTTTCTTCCAAGTCGGTCCTGAATTTATTTGGGAAGAGAACACTGGTGGCTTAGTTTTAGAAGGGCTACTACCGACTCTATTTTCAGTATTTATTTTTGCCGGCTTACTACTGCCACTGCTGCTTAACTTCGGTTTGTTAGAGCTGTTTGGCACCCTATTAAGTAAAATCATGCGCCCTATCTTCAACCTACCAGGTCGTAGTGCTATCGACTGTATGGCTTCTTGGTTAGGTGATGGCAGCGTTGGTATCCTTCTTACCAGCAAACAGTACGAGAAGAAGTTCTACACTCAGCGTGAAGCTGCAGTTGTTGGTACGACTTTCTCGGCAGTATCGATTACATTTAGCCTTGTGGTAATTGCACAAGTAGAGTTAGAGCACTTGTTCCTACCTTTCTACGCAGCAATCTGTCTAGCGGGTATTGTGGCAGCGGTAATCATCCCTCGTCTTCCACCACTAAGCATGAAGAAAGACACCTTCATTGACGGTAGCAAGCCGCACAAAGACGCTGATGCAATCCCAGCGGGTCACTCAACATTCTCTTGGGGTCTTGAGCTAGCGGTAAACAAAGCATCACAAGTGAAGTCGGCTAAATCTGTATTTGGCGAAGGCGTTCGCAATGCTGTAGATATGGTCTTTGGTGTACTGCCTGTGGTTATGGGTCTAGGTACCATGGCGTTGGTGATTGCGGAATACACTTCTGTATTCTCGTTCCTAGGCCAGCCTTTCATTCCATTCCTAGAGTTACTTGGTGTACCTGAAGCCGTTGCGGCATCGGAGACTATTGTTGTTGGTTTTGCGGATATGTTTATCCCAGCTATCCTTGCAGCTTCTATTGACAACGAGATGACTCGCTTTGTTATTGCAGCAATGTCGGTAACTCAACTAATCTACATGTCCGAAGTAGGCGCTCTACTTCTAGGCAGTAAGATCCCAGTGAACATCTTGGAACTGTTTATTATCTTTATTCTGCGTACGTTAATTACGCTTCCAGTTATCGCTGGTGTAGCTCACCTAATATTCTAA
- a CDS encoding YoaK family protein, with translation MISKLPRWVEYGALLLAGLAGSVNAIGLLGFQHQAISHISGTMSLLGSSLLTPTSASVHLLLVIMSFMLGAAFSGFFIENQALKLGRRYGVALCIEGGLLFLALWALLQGYTSGQYFASAACGLQNAMITTYSGAIIRTTHMSGIITDLGIMIGARLKGMPFDRRKAKLLMFIVVGFLFGGLSGACLFQRFEILALAFPASFAFIIALSYWFYLTYRTETPINL, from the coding sequence ATGATTTCTAAGCTACCTCGCTGGGTTGAATACGGCGCCTTACTGTTAGCAGGCCTTGCTGGTAGCGTAAATGCTATTGGGTTACTTGGTTTCCAGCATCAAGCCATTTCCCACATCTCGGGCACCATGTCTTTACTCGGCAGCAGCCTACTCACCCCAACTTCGGCATCTGTGCACCTTCTATTGGTGATCATGAGCTTTATGTTAGGTGCAGCTTTCAGTGGGTTCTTTATTGAAAACCAAGCCCTGAAGCTAGGCCGCCGTTACGGTGTTGCTTTATGTATAGAGGGTGGATTACTGTTCTTGGCGCTGTGGGCACTGTTGCAAGGCTACACTTCAGGCCAGTATTTCGCTTCAGCCGCGTGTGGTCTGCAGAACGCGATGATCACCACTTACAGCGGGGCGATCATTCGAACAACACACATGAGTGGGATCATTACCGATCTTGGGATCATGATTGGCGCTCGCTTAAAAGGAATGCCTTTTGACCGCCGTAAGGCCAAACTGCTGATGTTCATTGTCGTTGGCTTCCTATTTGGCGGCTTAAGTGGCGCTTGTCTGTTCCAACGCTTCGAAATTTTGGCACTGGCCTTCCCTGCCTCTTTCGCCTTCATTATCGCACTTAGCTACTGGTTCTACCTGACTTATCGAACTGAAACTCCAATCAATTTATAA
- a CDS encoding methyl-accepting chemotaxis protein: MKFSHKVVAASSALLLVTVSLLSIQQLYTVRSAVENHVNASLKEMVSGVKNTVESEMNAKKALAQSTTEVIEINPEDRAYVKEILEKPKLKNSFLAVGFGYEANGFVIENDDGWDAGPDYDPRIRPWYIDAKSKNSLVVTAPYVDASSKKVIISVGTPVKDNGRFTAGMFYDLELTNLATLVNQVNLFDAGYLFLVTADGTTIAHPNAKNNGESLSSYMPQATIREGSQEIEVDGKMFLVNFTHIPSEDWYIGAILDEEIAYQTVEDLKNSSMIYSLIAVILSIIALTVLIRVLMRPLDALNQAIQDVASGQGDLTKRLDTNTDQEFSDLAKGFNTFTENLQNQIIQSKAIGVEIKRGTEITVKGAGESANAMNTQLQELEQLATAMNEMAVTATEVANNAQGAAAAAREADEATLDGTSVVSDTTQAIDNLSERIDQAVAEVQVLESATANIETILKVINDIADQTNLLALNAAIEAARAGESGRGFAVVADEVRTLAQRTQESTTEIRNMIEQLQAGASSVSNAMNQSKDTATDAVERAQQANSSLDRIRDAIQRISDMNIQIASAAEEQSLVAEEINNNTVKIKDLSTQVSNAAQEANTAMQVQTDNVRQQDELLNKFTV; encoded by the coding sequence ATGAAATTTAGCCATAAGGTGGTTGCTGCATCATCAGCCTTGCTGCTAGTGACAGTATCATTGCTTTCAATACAACAACTTTACACCGTAAGAAGCGCTGTAGAAAACCACGTCAATGCGAGCCTAAAAGAGATGGTCTCCGGCGTTAAAAACACCGTCGAATCAGAGATGAACGCCAAGAAAGCCTTGGCTCAATCGACGACTGAAGTCATCGAGATCAACCCTGAAGATCGCGCTTACGTTAAAGAAATCTTAGAAAAGCCAAAGCTTAAAAACAGCTTCCTAGCGGTTGGTTTTGGTTATGAAGCAAACGGTTTCGTTATTGAGAATGACGATGGTTGGGATGCAGGTCCAGATTACGACCCGCGAATCCGTCCTTGGTACATTGATGCTAAATCCAAAAACAGTTTAGTCGTGACCGCTCCTTACGTGGATGCATCAAGCAAAAAAGTCATCATCTCAGTAGGTACGCCAGTTAAAGACAACGGCCGCTTTACTGCAGGTATGTTCTACGACCTAGAACTGACCAACCTTGCGACCTTAGTCAACCAAGTAAACTTGTTTGACGCGGGTTACCTATTCCTAGTCACTGCTGACGGCACCACGATTGCTCACCCGAATGCGAAAAACAACGGTGAATCGCTTTCAAGCTACATGCCTCAAGCGACTATTCGTGAAGGCTCTCAGGAAATTGAAGTCGATGGTAAAATGTTCTTGGTTAATTTCACGCACATTCCGAGTGAAGATTGGTACATAGGTGCCATCCTTGACGAAGAGATCGCTTACCAAACCGTTGAAGACTTGAAAAACAGCTCAATGATCTATTCATTGATTGCCGTTATTCTTAGCATCATCGCCCTGACTGTTCTGATTCGTGTATTAATGCGTCCACTTGATGCGCTTAACCAAGCAATTCAAGATGTCGCGAGCGGACAAGGCGACCTAACTAAGCGCCTAGATACCAATACCGACCAAGAGTTCTCTGACCTGGCGAAAGGCTTCAACACCTTTACTGAAAACCTGCAAAATCAAATCATTCAATCGAAAGCGATTGGTGTTGAGATTAAGCGTGGCACTGAAATCACCGTTAAAGGTGCAGGCGAATCAGCAAACGCGATGAATACGCAACTACAAGAGCTTGAACAGCTAGCAACCGCAATGAACGAGATGGCGGTTACGGCAACAGAAGTCGCCAATAATGCTCAAGGTGCGGCGGCTGCGGCTCGTGAAGCTGACGAAGCAACGCTAGACGGCACTTCTGTAGTTAGTGACACCACTCAAGCGATTGATAACCTATCTGAGCGCATCGACCAAGCCGTTGCTGAAGTACAAGTACTTGAATCAGCAACAGCAAACATCGAAACGATTCTCAAGGTAATCAATGATATTGCAGACCAAACCAACCTACTGGCATTGAACGCAGCGATAGAAGCGGCTCGTGCTGGTGAATCAGGCCGTGGTTTCGCAGTCGTAGCCGATGAAGTTCGTACACTGGCGCAGCGTACTCAAGAATCGACCACTGAAATCCGCAACATGATTGAGCAGCTCCAAGCAGGTGCAAGTTCGGTATCGAACGCGATGAATCAAAGTAAAGATACCGCAACTGACGCCGTTGAACGCGCTCAGCAAGCCAACTCTTCACTTGACCGCATCCGAGACGCGATTCAACGCATCTCAGATATGAACATTCAGATTGCTTCAGCAGCAGAAGAGCAGAGCTTGGTAGCGGAAGAGATCAATAACAACACAGTTAAGATCAAAGACCTTTCAACACAAGTGTCAAACGCGGCTCAAGAAGCGAACACAGCAATGCAGGTTCAAACGGACAATGTTCGCCAACAAGACGAGCTATTGAACAAGTTTACGGTTTAA
- a CDS encoding GFA family protein, whose protein sequence is MQTIKGFSIIINTGLTRSGAWMDINHIKDRNIRSCECRCGSVNLVCRGEPQRTSVCHCYECQKRTGSVFGVQARFPIEQVTLSGEVTSFSRISDTGNEVTYQFCPKCGTTMLLQSVAAADFYIVPLGLFKEQDFPLPSFSVYEERKHGWVKFDHQMSHYN, encoded by the coding sequence TGCAGACCATAAAGGGCTTTAGTATAATTATCAATACAGGGTTAACCAGAAGTGGAGCATGGATGGATATCAATCATATTAAAGATCGAAATATCAGAAGTTGCGAGTGCCGCTGTGGATCAGTCAACCTAGTATGCCGAGGCGAACCTCAACGAACCTCTGTATGCCATTGCTATGAATGTCAGAAACGCACCGGAAGTGTATTCGGTGTTCAGGCTCGGTTTCCAATAGAGCAAGTCACCCTCAGCGGTGAAGTGACCTCTTTCTCACGCATTAGCGATACAGGTAATGAAGTCACCTATCAGTTTTGCCCCAAGTGTGGCACCACCATGCTTTTGCAGTCGGTTGCCGCCGCCGATTTTTATATCGTCCCGCTCGGATTATTTAAAGAGCAAGACTTCCCACTGCCAAGCTTTTCGGTTTATGAAGAACGCAAACATGGATGGGTTAAGTTCGACCACCAAATGAGCCATTACAACTAG
- a CDS encoding alpha-amylase family glycosyl hydrolase — protein MESSAMLSNPATDVILHAFDWCYADVMKNAPLIQELGYKSVLVSPAMKSLRGPKGCDRDSGTQWWQRYQPQDYRVIDNQLGDTQDFKAMVDTLKQHGLRTYVDVVFNHMANESGIRGDLTYPNQQDMTSYQKDADYYESIRLFGDLSKPLFDENDFVEAFGIKNWKDTWEVQNGRITGGASDPGLPTLLDNDNVVAQQRAYLKALKAIGVKGFRIDAAKHMTLAHLRKVWTDDICEEMHIFGEIITDGGATEEEYELFLEPYLKHTRLGAYDFPLFNTIFKAFEEQGSFKSLINPYCFGQALSNMRAITFAVTHDIPNNEVFLEHVMDEVDERLAHAFILGRDGGVPLVYSELSTSGILDENGQPRWLNDWQAPYMKNMIQFHNHVHGEAMRVVEANDDLLVFVRGDKGIVVINKSKRSKTASLNWTGAVTDLLSGDVFECVGKDLTIKVEPNQCMMLTTNELKPVMS, from the coding sequence ATGGAGAGTTCAGCTATGTTAAGCAACCCAGCGACAGATGTCATATTGCATGCCTTTGACTGGTGCTACGCTGACGTAATGAAGAACGCCCCACTGATCCAAGAGTTGGGTTATAAATCTGTTTTAGTTTCACCAGCAATGAAGTCATTACGTGGTCCTAAAGGCTGCGATCGAGATTCTGGCACTCAATGGTGGCAACGCTATCAGCCGCAAGACTATCGTGTGATCGATAATCAGTTGGGTGACACACAAGATTTTAAAGCGATGGTCGACACGTTAAAGCAACATGGGCTTCGTACCTATGTAGACGTCGTGTTTAACCACATGGCCAACGAATCGGGCATCCGCGGCGATTTAACGTACCCCAACCAGCAAGACATGACGTCTTATCAAAAAGATGCTGACTATTACGAATCGATCCGCTTGTTTGGTGATCTTTCTAAGCCTTTATTTGATGAAAACGACTTCGTGGAAGCGTTTGGTATCAAGAACTGGAAAGACACTTGGGAAGTGCAAAACGGACGTATTACCGGTGGCGCTAGCGATCCTGGCCTGCCAACGCTGTTGGATAACGATAATGTGGTTGCGCAGCAGCGAGCGTATCTAAAAGCCTTGAAAGCGATTGGTGTGAAAGGATTTCGCATTGATGCGGCAAAGCACATGACACTGGCACACCTACGTAAGGTGTGGACTGATGACATCTGCGAAGAAATGCACATCTTCGGTGAGATCATTACCGATGGCGGTGCGACAGAAGAAGAGTATGAGCTTTTCCTTGAGCCATACCTTAAACACACTCGTTTAGGTGCGTACGATTTCCCGTTGTTCAATACTATTTTCAAAGCTTTTGAAGAGCAGGGCAGCTTTAAGTCTTTGATTAACCCTTACTGTTTTGGTCAAGCTCTGTCGAACATGCGAGCTATTACGTTTGCAGTAACTCATGATATTCCAAACAACGAGGTGTTTTTGGAGCATGTGATGGATGAAGTGGACGAGCGATTGGCTCATGCTTTCATTCTTGGAAGAGATGGCGGTGTGCCACTGGTTTACAGTGAGCTGAGCACTAGCGGTATTTTGGATGAGAATGGTCAGCCTCGTTGGCTTAACGATTGGCAAGCGCCTTACATGAAAAACATGATTCAATTTCATAACCATGTTCATGGCGAAGCGATGCGTGTGGTTGAAGCGAATGATGATTTGCTGGTGTTCGTTCGTGGTGACAAAGGCATTGTGGTGATTAATAAATCGAAACGAAGCAAGACGGCTTCATTAAATTGGACTGGCGCAGTGACCGATTTATTGTCGGGTGATGTGTTTGAATGTGTTGGTAAGGATTTAACCATTAAGGTTGAACCCAACCAGTGCATGATGTTGACGACGAACGAATTGAAGCCTGTCATGAGTTAA